DNA from Mugil cephalus isolate CIBA_MC_2020 chromosome 5, CIBA_Mcephalus_1.1, whole genome shotgun sequence:
TGGAGCTCGACGATTTGGCTGAAGAAGACCCCGAGCTGGTTGAGAGCATCTGCGAGAATGCCAAGCGCTACACAGGCCTCTTCGCCGATGCCATCCACGAGCTGCTGCCAGAATACAAAGAACGAGATGTATGTAGATATTAGCAGCACGTTGCATGTAGATCTTTGTCCATTACCTGTCAGTATGTTAAAGGTTTTTTGTTAATGGATGTTTAAGGTCGTGGCCAAAGATGCTCTGGATGTGTACATTGAGCACAGGCTGATGATGGAACAAAGGAACCGTGACCCTGCAGATACCCGAGACCCCCGTAACCAGTACCCACCTGAACTCATGAGGAGATTGTAAGTTAGTTTAggggttgtgtttttattcgactgtattgtgttttttttctttatcttcccCTCATAATTTCCACCCTCCATCCACAGTGAGCTGTACTTCAAACCTCCAAGCACGTCTAAACCCAAAGTGGTGCGTGATATCCGAGCTGACAGCATCGGCCATCTGGTGACCGTTCGAGGCATCGTGACCCGCGCCACTGAGGTCAAACCAATGATGGCTGTAGCTACGTACACATGTGACCAGTGTGGTGCCGAGACCTATCAACCAGTAAGAGCAGACGAAATCATTCAAACATTCCGATGCTTGTGACGAGATTTATTCTTACCCTCCTAATGTCTTGTTCTTCAGATCCAGTCTCCGTCTTTCATGCCGCTCATCATGTGTCCCAGCCAAGAGTGCGTCACCAACAAATCCGGAGGCCGACTCTACCTGCAGACCAGAGGCTCCAAGTTTGTCAAGTTTCAGGAGCTGCGTATTCAGGAACATGTAAGAAGGCGTGCGCGGTGAAATGCTCTTGTTGTTGCATGAACCGAGCTTCTATTTGCTCATTGGCTTTTTTCTGATATTCCACAGAGCGACCAGGTCCCAGTTGGTAATATCCCGAGGAGCATGACGGTGTATGCACGGGGTGAGAACACGCGTCTTGCCCAGCCAGGAGACCATGTAGCCATCACAGGAGtcttccttcctctgctgcGCACAGGCTTCAGTCAGGCGGTTCAGGTAACCTCCTGGTTTTGTCCTAGAGCGCAGTCTCCACTAAGGAGAAATCAAAATATGTCATGGGAACATATTTCAGTGTTGCTCTGTAGGATGTGTTTAACTTCATCCTgatttggttttggtgtttccaGGGCCTTCTGTCAGAAACCTACCTGGAGGGTCACAACATCACACTCATGAACAAGACGGAGGACGATGAGCTCGGTAACGAGGAGCTGACCGATGAGGAGCTGCGCAGCATCACaggtcagtgtctgtgtgatgtACTAAGTCCAACAAAGATTAGACGAAGATGCAAATGCTTTTACTTTTGTCATTGTTTCAGTGTCTGAGGTGTTGTTGTTCCGTTACAGATGAAGGATTTTATGAGAAGCTCGCTGGGTCAATAGCACCTGAGATCTACGGACATGAAGATGTGAAGAAGGCTCTGCTCCTGTTGCTGGTTGGAGGAGTGCAACAGGCTCCCAAAGGCATGAAAATCAGAGGTGAGCACAAACAGCtgagaaattacaaaaatactGTGTAAGCTGTGTTTCTCTAAAGGAAATAGGTTCTGTCAAAAGCAGTATTGTGTCTTTTAAACAATCATGCGAGAAATGGTTATATCTAGTTCTTTAGAAATCAGGGTTGGATTTCTATCTAAACGTATGCTTTTCTTAAATGCCAAAATGCAAAAGGGGTTCACTTGGTTAGTTTGTTTCATCACTAATTTTGTGCTTATTTCTAAccacaaactgtgtgtgtgtttttctcttgaaATGAAGTAATAATTGCAAcactgcctgttttttttgtttttttgttttgtttttctttctttcttcctcaaGGAAACATAAATGTCTGCCTGATGGGAGACCCTGGAGTTGCCAAGTCCCAGCTGCTCTCCTACATTGACCGCCTGGCTCCTCGAAGTGAGTCCTGTTTGTCGTcctgcttttaatattttatctagtgaagcattttttttccccccattagGCCTCACGctgtaaaatattaactttttttatgtCATGATGGACTTAACTTTATATTCCAAGTTTTAAATACGTAATGAAAGAAACGCTTTCAGAGTGTCTAAGTAAAAACTACACACAGTTGTACAGTATCTAAAGTGAATGACTTTATTGTAGTAAAACTTTTACTGTCTTTGGTCTCCAGGCCAGTATACAACAGGTCGTGGTTCGTCCGGCGTCGGCCTGACTGCAGCAGTGATGCGTGACCCTCTAACTGGTGAAATGACCCTAGAAGGTGGAGCCTTGGTGCTGGCTGACCAGGGCATCTGCTGCATCGACGAGTTTGATAAAATGGCTGACGCGGACCGAACCGCCATCCACGAGGTGATGGAGCAGCAGACCATCTCCATCGCTAAGGTAACGAATCGCCGGTGGGATGACCGTGTCGACTCtgagacatttaaatgtaattcccATAATgttcctctctcccctccaggCTGGCATCATGACCTCCCTCAACGCCCGTTGTTCTATTCTGGCAGCAGCTAACCCCGCCTACGGCCGCTACAACCCCCGCAAGAGTATCGAGCAGAACATTCAGCTGCCGGCTGCTCTGCTCTCCCGTTTTGACCTGCTCTGGCTCATCCAGGACAAACCAGATGCTGATGCTGACCTGCGTCTGGCCCAGCACATCACCTACGTCCACCAGCACTGCCGCCAGCCGCCCACTCACTTCACCCCCATTGACATGAAACTCATGaggtcatttcttttttttttctttttttttatttgcatctcAAAAGACAAAAGCTAAAAGAACAGTATAAATTCAAACTGTGTACTTCATACTAAAGTCTAAAAATGTGATCTCCTCCAGGCGTTACATAGCTCTCTGTAAGAAGCGCCAGCCTGTGGTGCCGGAGTCGCTGGCTGATTACATCACTGCCGCTTACGTGGAAATGAGAAAGGAGGCTCGAGTGAGCAAAGACACCACCTTTACCTCTGCCCGTaccctcctctccatcctccgtCTCTCCACTGCCCTGGTGAGTATTGCACATCCAGTCAAACCGACCGTAATGAATTTAAACTGAGGCCTAAACATTTGTCTGATGCGAAGAAGtatttaaatgataatttgTTGAATGTTGGTTGCACTTATTGTCAAGTTACTAATGCAGTTAACTGGCCAGTGTGTGATAAAGTGCTTACAGTGCAGGTAGTGATGATAACCAGGCCTACTGCAGTGTGAGCACTTCTTTCCCACGCTGGACAAAAGCTCTCCAGTCTGCCAAACCAGCACAAATGTAAACACGTACTacttttatctttaaataattGCCTGTAAGGAGCTAATGGCTTGAACTCAAGTCTTTTATGGTTCTGCATTCTCTGCCTCTGGTTGTCAAAAGTGCTGTTTGTGCAGGTAGCAGTCTTCCTACTGCAAAACCAGCACTTCAGGTGAACAGGTAGGCATTGTGCTGCACAAAGATGTCCACAAGGGGGCGAAACACTTCTTCAGCCTCTGCTTCCTATGTGAAGTTATAGTGTTGGGTTCAGTAGCTCCACGCAATGAACGTTTTTATACTTGGTTAATCACGGAGGAGCAGCTCTTTATGTCTTCTGGTCCTGGCCAGCTTTGCAGGGTGGGCAGTCAGCCTGTGTGCGTTAGGAGCAGCTGTGCAAACCCATGCAAAACTGACCATGGCCAGTCCAGTCACTCGTGTGtcatttcagatttgttttttgtttagccTTCGTATGTGGTGGTGTGATTTCAACCCGTTGACAGACTAGCTGGTGTTGAGAGGCGGAGACTTGGGCAATTGCCGGCCATCCCAGAGGGCATTGCACTTGTCTCGGTCTGACAGTGCCGGCACAGCGCAGCCTACGTCTAGATGGAGCTAGTACCATGTCTGTAATCACTAACTTTGCTCAAATGTCAGCTCTGCACGACCTCACTTCAAATGCTATTCTTCAGGCTCGGCTTCGCATGATGGACAGTGTGGAGAAGGAAGACGTCAACGAGGCCATGAGGCTCATGGAAATGTCGAAGGATTCACTACAGACCGACAAGTCCAGCACCACAAGGTTAGTGTTTGAACCCTCCGACCTGTCTAGATGCCGGCTCAGACTTCACAGAACATGAGTGACCGGATCTCGTCTGACACAGGATCCCCCTTTATGAGTTCCTCGTATGTCTGTAATAGTAACTGCTTGTCCTGGAGGAAGCTGTAAAACTTCTCTGGATTTTTATAGAGCTCTGTTCACACAGCAGCATGTTAACGGAAAAACCAGTCACACGTTCGCACCTTTTTAATGTGTACTCGTCACACATCAGTTCTAAACTTCCTGGAGAGTTTTGTTCTACGAtagaaaaagggagaaaagccattttttttgacaaatactttaaatattGTGTGTTCTTTGAGAATATCCATCCCACTCATGTATTTCTCATTAAGCTCAGTACAGACACAAGAAGAGTCAGACGGTTCATTTCATTGGCCGcacacatttctgtatttttctagAAGTCTCAAATTATTCGTATCGCTTTCTCTGCAGGACCCAGCGTCCGGCCGACGTCATCTTCTCTCTGGTGCGTGAGCTGGCCACGGAGGGCGTGGCCGGCCGCGGCAGAGCCGGCGGCGTGGTTCGCATGTCTGAAGCAGAGCAGCGCTGCGTCTCTCGCGGATTCACGCCCGCCCAGTTCCAGGAGGCTTTGGAGGAGTACGAGGAGCTGAACGTGTGGCAGGTCAACCAGGCCCGCAGCCGCATCACCTTCGTCTGAACAAACCCCGGGACACGTCTTCACGCACGCCTTCTTTCAGCCACCTGAGTGGAAAACTCTTCATTATCGCTTTTCTACAGTCCAGTAGTGGAgctccttattttttttcttgttttgttctccCGCATTTTGTAACAAGTTAAGCAGAACATGGACTTATTTTTATGCTAGACTGTTTCATAAGACTCCCTACTGGATGAGATCCACAgctttttatgtaaatatgtatgtcAAAATGTATTATCTGCAGGTGAAATAGAGCATTCCTGtacattttattcttattgGGCAAAGTGATGCTGAGCCTTGTATTGTGACAGATcgttaaaataaactgatggTTCAATGTTAGACTTTCATTTTCACTCCTGTTTGtatgaaatgaggaaaaagatGTACGCAGCAGTCACCTCCGAACACCTGGTCTGGTAGAAGAAAAGTCTTGTTGCTCGTTTCGCGTTGACATATAGGCTCATaactaacaattattttttatgcacTCTGTAAAAAGATTGAAGCGGCCAGAGCGACTTCTGCTCTGCATTGCAAAAGAAAACGTCAAGACTTTGCCAAGTAAAAGATATTTGAAAGTATCCAATGACATTAAAACCAACTTCCTCATGTGTAGATCTGCCTTGTTCTTCAAACAGTCAGTCTTTGAGTAAGGACACGTGGGCATTgttatatttttcaaatatttcttcaacgagtgcttgttattttcttatttaaagaagccagatatTTTTGatcataaatgtgaagcacaataaccagtgtcattcaaaattaatttgtgatagTGTTTAATCTGCACGTGCAGGATGTATATACCTAGATTTAACTTGATGCACTGCACAATTAACATTTTAGCCCACAACCCTCCCCCGGCTTCAATTCAAGCCCCCCACTGACccagtgccacttgaacacagtgtgttttacatctgccgCTGATTTCTTccgttctactgttgttttgagtgtaattctcccaaaagagagaaaatgacaaagtTAACATTTCTTGTTGCTATCGTGATAATATTGTTATTGTGAAGCGAAAATTGCGGCAGCCCTAGTATGAACATactcctttcattcatttcaccgCTGGTCAAGCAAGAATTTATCGCATTTAAGAAGACAAAAGTAAATCTTTGTCTCATTCTTGCAAGAAAACGTGCTTTCACCAAGATGGATCACTCCTCCGCTCCCAAGTGAAAATCATTATATTTATGGCCAGCTTTGACACTGTTGTTTTGCTTGGGCTATATAGGAAAAAGACGAGACAAGCATGCATTAAGTTTTTAGCATGTACGGTTAGTGTGACTGCATCCTGTAAAGATGCAGGACGTCAAATTTAATAGTGAACATGCCACGacacaaaaaaagggggaaaagcgGTTAGCCTCTTTGTTGATAGCCTTC
Protein-coding regions in this window:
- the mcm7 gene encoding DNA replication licensing factor MCM7 isoform X1 — protein: MARKDYAAEKEKCKRFLQEFYTEDDNGKKVFKYGAQLVALAHREQVSIAVELDDLAEEDPELVESICENAKRYTGLFADAIHELLPEYKERDVVAKDALDVYIEHRLMMEQRNRDPADTRDPRNQYPPELMRRFELYFKPPSTSKPKVVRDIRADSIGHLVTVRGIVTRATEVKPMMAVATYTCDQCGAETYQPIQSPSFMPLIMCPSQECVTNKSGGRLYLQTRGSKFVKFQELRIQEHSDQVPVGNIPRSMTVYARGENTRLAQPGDHVAITGVFLPLLRTGFSQAVQGLLSETYLEGHNITLMNKTEDDELGNEELTDEELRSITDEGFYEKLAGSIAPEIYGHEDVKKALLLLLVGGVQQAPKGMKIRGNINVCLMGDPGVAKSQLLSYIDRLAPRSQYTTGRGSSGVGLTAAVMRDPLTGEMTLEGGALVLADQGICCIDEFDKMADADRTAIHEVMEQQTISIAKAGIMTSLNARCSILAAANPAYGRYNPRKSIEQNIQLPAALLSRFDLLWLIQDKPDADADLRLAQHITYVHQHCRQPPTHFTPIDMKLMRRYIALCKKRQPVVPESLADYITAAYVEMRKEARVSKDTTFTSARTLLSILRLSTALARLRMMDSVEKEDVNEAMRLMEMSKDSLQTDKSSTTRTQRPADVIFSLVRELATEGVAGRGRAGGVVRMSEAEQRCVSRGFTPAQFQEALEEYEELNVWQVNQARSRITFV
- the mcm7 gene encoding DNA replication licensing factor MCM7 isoform X2 yields the protein MMEQRNRDPADTRDPRNQYPPELMRRFELYFKPPSTSKPKVVRDIRADSIGHLVTVRGIVTRATEVKPMMAVATYTCDQCGAETYQPIQSPSFMPLIMCPSQECVTNKSGGRLYLQTRGSKFVKFQELRIQEHSDQVPVGNIPRSMTVYARGENTRLAQPGDHVAITGVFLPLLRTGFSQAVQGLLSETYLEGHNITLMNKTEDDELGNEELTDEELRSITDEGFYEKLAGSIAPEIYGHEDVKKALLLLLVGGVQQAPKGMKIRGNINVCLMGDPGVAKSQLLSYIDRLAPRSQYTTGRGSSGVGLTAAVMRDPLTGEMTLEGGALVLADQGICCIDEFDKMADADRTAIHEVMEQQTISIAKAGIMTSLNARCSILAAANPAYGRYNPRKSIEQNIQLPAALLSRFDLLWLIQDKPDADADLRLAQHITYVHQHCRQPPTHFTPIDMKLMRRYIALCKKRQPVVPESLADYITAAYVEMRKEARVSKDTTFTSARTLLSILRLSTALARLRMMDSVEKEDVNEAMRLMEMSKDSLQTDKSSTTRTQRPADVIFSLVRELATEGVAGRGRAGGVVRMSEAEQRCVSRGFTPAQFQEALEEYEELNVWQVNQARSRITFV